AGGAAAAATACCTCACATCGGTTGGAAATCCTCATGACCGGCATCTACTCATATCCGCCCATCCGAATTACATGCAAAGCAAAAGCATGGGATAATATATCTAGGTGTCAACATTAAGAAACTTGACAAGATGAGCACTGAGATGCTTATTAACATTAGGCTCGAAGGAAAGCTGTCAACGAACGACCCGATATAATGTCAACAGCCCTGTGCAACCCCCTGCGACCCTGTAGGGCTATTTGTTATATTGAGAAAAGATAGTCTGTAGTGGTCTAACTAAGTGGTGTTGCTAGTTGGACTCTGCGCATCACCGAGTAGTTAGTGGGCATCTAAGCATTTATATGCCATCGGTCATCATCGACGTGGCTATGCGGGTAGTTTAAGCGCCCTCGTCAAAGCAGCTCAAATAGGAAAGCACAGACTATCAGGTACCTATCCAAGTGTAACGTGTCCGTGTGCCAATGTCCGTATCCAAGTATCGCACCAAGAATCACTCCATTAATATAACAGCAATACTGTTGATGACAAAGCACCAATCCAGTAAAAGCCAAACTGCACTTTCATGGATGAACAGTGGATCGGGCCCAGTGATACCAGCGCCTCCAAGCCACTGACTGCCAGACATTGAAACCTGGAGCATGATGCATATCAAGCATATCTACTCTGCACGGTACTCGGGGATGTTAGATATCGAAATAGCACAGGACATGATGATCCCCGGAGATTCAATTGGTTGGTGCTCCAACGTCATCTGACGTCATTTTTTAAGATAGGTGCCGATGGAAAACAATAAAAATCAAGGCCAGGGACGCTCAAAGTCATTGTTGATTACATTTTGGCTTCGAGTTTCATCTTTGCGAGAACCCCATTCCGTTCGCATTTGCATCGCAATACAGTCCCAGCAGCGTATTTCTCCGATACCCGCAAGTCCTGCATAACCCAGAACCACATACCCACCATGCCTTCCATGCACGAACGTATCCGTGAGGACCTCCTCAACAAAGAACGTGCACTCTGGACAGCTCTCACATCTGCCGATCCAGCACCAGCCATCTGGAAACTCAGTAATCCGGAAGCCTGTTTCCTATTCCCTCAAATGCGCATCATCACACTCGAGGACGAGGACGTTTTCAAGAAGGCCGTCCGACCACCCTTTCACCGATTTGACGCCTACCAGTTCGAGGAGGTACGAGTTATTATTGTCGATCTGATGGCAGGTGTCGTCACATACAAGGTCCGCGCTGTGCGCGGAAAGAAAGAATACACTGCCTCGGGCTCGACGACTTGGAGTCAAGGATCGGATGGAGAGTGGACGCTGGCTTGTCATCAAGAAACTCTGATGTGACGGGATCATGGTTATGTTCttttagggggggggggggggggggatacACCCCGTTTCTTTTATCCCTTTTTGCGATGCGGACTGTGGGAAGGGAAGTGATCGAAGCGAGGCAGTTGTGTTTTTTCAGTGATCTGATGCAATGTATCATGAGTCAACCAATCTTTCAATGCCACGAAGCTTGATCGAATTCATCTGAATCCTTGAAATCCCAAGAATGAATGGGTTTCCTGGTAGATGAGTGGCTTCTAAAGGTTTGTAGTGGTGTACCGGCGATGATCAGCCTCTACACCGTAGTTCGCGTGTTGTAGTCATCGACTGCGATTTACATTCGAAATAGTCCATGTCTACACCGCATTTTTGTACCATCTAGTTCTTTGATTGGAAGCAACGGTCAATGCATTATGATTCATTGATTTTCTCTGCTTTTTGTGGCTGATCTTGGCTGATCTTGGCTGAGATCTATTTCAATGTTTCAGCCGTGGCGCAGTTTTCCGAAAGCGCCAGTCTACTTCTTCTGCCGGCAGATTTTGACATGCCAGTGATATAGCCCATCAACCACCCCAGTTCAGCTTATCATGAGTCGGAAAATGTCAGACAGTTGTCATCTGTATTGTGACATCTAGAATCATCTGAAATCCTGCCACAGGGGTAATGTATGGATTTCAATAGAGACGTGATTAAGCGGATCTAGGTAGGTGGTCTGTGTAAAAGCCAAGAACAGCCCCCTTTTTTCCTGGTCCAATCATAAAGCTCATGCAACGACCAGCGGACACAATGAGAGCCTCATCAAACCACTAAAAATCTTGGGGGTTTCAATGGCGACCATTTACTTATTACATTGTCACGACAGTGGCAGTGGCCTTGCTCACAGGTAGGTTCGCGAATAGAGCATGATTAAGGCACAGATTGACTTAGCTCATGGATATGTCTCTAGATGAGTTTCTCGTCCCACTTCTTCCATTCGTGCTGGAGCACCGACTGGAACTTGACGCCTCGCTCACCTAGCGCATAAGCACAGCGCTGCTATCCCAGACCGCGCTAGTGATGGGCATGACAAGTGCTTTGATGGGGCCTCATGCTGATCGCCCGTGCGCGAAATATGCTTGGCTGTTATGTGGACTTGTGGGCGCCTTGCTAGGCTCTTTGATGCTCGCCATGGCGACTCCATGCAAGTGGTGATTAACAATCGATGACCTTTCCAGCGAGACGATCAATGTCAGTGCAGTGTTCACTCTCTTCTACTGGGCGTCTTGTACAGTCTCTTGCCAGCACTGCTCTCTAGGTGGTAGGCTTTGCTACCCTGGCGGAGAATGTTCCTGCTGACGAGCTGGACAAAATGGTTGAATGGATGGGGTTGTGACCGTTGCCGTGGGCGTAGGAACATCGGGCGGACCTCTTGTGGCTGATGTTCTACTCGATGTAGGTGGGTACTGGGTGGCTTGGTCGAGTGTACTTTTCGTCAATGCGGTTAATGTCATCCTGTGTCTGATGCTAGAGCGGTCGCGTGACACCAGTGGACCTGTTCACGCGGATCGGGCCGGGCAGGATCTAGAGAGGCCGGCACTTTTGTCACCATTGCATGACCCGGAACAGGTAAGCAGTCTAGCCGTATCCGAGACAACAGGTATGCAATTCTATCTCTGCGTGTGTGGCCACGGTCATGTCGTTGGTGTTGTGGTTAGTTCTTTCTGCTACGCCGTCCTCACCGCCAGCTTTGAGATCACACTTTCCCTCCAGGTATGTGATGCCTTTCATTCAAGAAGACTCCCCCGCTGGGTTGTTAATTGCCGCTTTCCAGGGCCCCGCGGTGTCCTTTAGCGTCGCTGTCGGCTGACTGAAGGATCAGGTGGAGACTCGATACCCGACCACGATCGGAATTTGCTCTTCTGGTACCTTGAATATGGTTGATCGATATTCTTGGGGACGAGCAATTTCCCGGGGCCTGTAAGGTGATGACGGGGGCTCGGTCAGATGCAGTGTAGCCGTCACTAGATTCGGGTTTGTGACATGCTTGCTCCACGGGAGGGGGAAAGAATGGAAGCCACTCGTAAGTTGTTTAACGACTGTCATATTAGGAAGTGTGGATCACGTCGATGTTTCCAAAGCCGTTGACGAGATCGAAGGAAAGAACCCCGGAATCTTCGGTCCCAATGGCGGATATTCCGACCGTCTCTAGTCTCAGTAGGCAAAGATTAGACTACTGCGTTCGGGATATGGGACGGAACAAATCGGACCTGAAATGAATTGTGTCTTGGGGTCGTCTCCCCCTGTCTGATTTCTTCATGTTTCAACGCTAACGAGGCGGGGATGTGCGGACTTCGCTCCTTTACCGCCTTCTGGAATTTCTGTGCCGCAGCGCGTCCAAAGGATCAGACACTTGGTGGAGTTTTGAGATGAGAGCCACAGAATAACCCGCGTTCCATATTGCTCAGTTTTCACTACTGTTTGGGGTTGGAAGGTTCATCTCGCTTAACCAACATCGCCCCCTCAAAACCCTCACACCAAACCAAGAAACGGCAGAAAAGCAATACCTTTTTCACTAAGCGCAGCAAAAGGACCAAAAAGGGGGGCTTATACCGTTAGAATGTGCATAGAAGATAAGATGGGGCCACTCAATTCTTGCCGAGGCACTCCGTAGAagatactccgtagattgAACACGAACCCCAGACTTGGAACAGACGAAAAGTTGGGCAGTGCAAGTGGACCCTATCAATTCCAAGACCTGGAGCTTATCAAGTCCCAGGATGTAAGGAGAGTGgttggaagaaaaaaacaaccagaaaaaaaaggtaagaCAAAGAACGCCGCTGTCATTTTTAATCGGGGACGGGTTTCATCCGCTTTAGTTCCCCTAGTCTCCTTCCACAAATGACAGTGAGGTCATCTGTTTTTCATCTTTCATCTGTTTTTCATCTATTTTCATCTATTTTCTTTGTATAAACTTCCCACGGACCTTCTCAGGTTCCCCCCCAGACTCCGCATCACTCGCCAATGACTGCCTAGAGACCCCCTATTCCCCGTTTTGAATGAGATCCCTCAATGTGAGCTATACACTCAAATTTGTCACAACCATGGTTATGTCCTTTAAGACTCCACCTCGGATTCCACGGATATGCACAGGCCGAATGATTTCCTTCCCCGGCCGAACCCTAGAGGCTTCTAGCCCGTTCATTGGGGGTGGTTGGAATCTAGTTATTAATTCAGATCGTcgcttgaaaaaaaaaaaaaaaaaaaaaagtatctGCAATTATAAGCTCATGCCAGAGATTCTTTCCACCTCTCTTGGAAATCCGCTCTCAAACCACACGCAATGGAGCCAATTCGCCCTCCCCAGGATATCGCCATCATCGGTGCTGGTATCGCTGGCATCGCGTGTGCATTGTCCATCTCCCGCGAACTCTCTCCCTTTGTCCCGAACCTGAAAATTACCGTTTATGAGCGACATGATGTATTATCAACCTCAGGTGGTGCTATCAATTTGACGCCCGTCGCCCAGCGGCATCTTGCCCAGCTGGGTGTGCTCGAAGAATTGGACCGAATGGGTTCCGAGGGTGGTGCCGATGTCGACGCCATTGAACTCTTCTCCATGCGGTCGGGCCGTTCGATCGGTTCCATCAACTTCACAGACAACCAGGGAAAAGGATTTGGCGGATACAAAGGCCGAAGAGTCATGCGGATTGCGCTGTCTGTAGCCATGTTGACCGTGGCGGAGCGGACTCAAAATGTAGAGATTGTTTTCGGCAAAAAAGTGATCCGTGGTGAGGAACTCGAGGATCGAGCCGTCGTGCATTTCCAGGACGGCACAGCGGCAGGCGCAGACTTGATCATTGGCTGCGATGGCGTCAACTCCGCGGTCCGGACCCGGTTTGTGGATGTCGATCGCCCTGCTGAGTACACGGGGCTGTCGTTTTTACAGGCCACGATTGACTCGAATTCACTTTCATCGCGTCCTCACTTCCGCACATCCTCGCTCAATATTTCCCGTCATGGCTCAATGCTGGCTAGCTACTGTGACCGTGAGGGCGAACAGATCTTTGCTGCTGCTATCGTCCAATTCAGTCAGGAAGCGCTCAGCCGCTATCGACTGGAGCCCGGTCAAGATTGGGCCACCAAGAACAAGATCCGCTGCGCCCTTCGCGAGGAGATAAGAGACCGTTTTGGCAAATGTGTCATTCCCTGTATCAAAGAAATGGTTGAGAGTAAAGCAGAGTGGATGCTTTATCCTGTCTTTCAAGTTCCCCCTGGAGGGCGTTGGTGCATGAACCGAGTTATTCTACTGGGCGATGCAGCACATGCGGTATGTCTCATGCAAGCCCCCCCCCAAGTCCCTCTGTTTATTTCTAACACGTTCGACAGATGCCCCCACGAGATGAATCAGCTGCATACGCACTAGATGACGCAATCTTATTCTCTCGAATTCTGGCAAGCTATCGTTCGGAGCCCTTGACGGAGGTTTTTGATGCCTATGAGACTCTTCGTCGTGAAACGATCAACCATGCCTTCAAAGAGTCCCGTCGTATGTGGGAACGGAACCGCGAGATGGGATTCTTCGAGGGCAGGATAAAAGAGTGGATGATGGCTTTCCATCTCAAAAGCAACGAAAACGCACGTGAGGCCGCGTGGGCCTTTGACGCAACTAAGATGGCCCTCCCCACACCGGCACCCAGTGAAGACTTGGTTTCATTGGATTCATTTTTGAGAGAGAAGACCCTATGAAGAGGACATGGCATTTTTAAAAAAGCAGTGGCGGAGTTTGGGTTGGCCTGCATGGACTGGAGCGTGAATCTTTTTAATTAATCGATACCCGGTAATCAGCTCCCAGAATATATCTAATCGATACGTTCGTGGAAGATTCCCCAAAAATATGACTCCATTTATTTGGACTTGATGCTCAACCTTACGTTTGGTTAATCGGGGTGGCCGAAGTCACACTTTACCTATTTAGGTAGGTACCTATGTGCCGTTCACTCAGCTTTGGAACGAAATAGACATTAGGTCGATCTCAATGCCAAACTGGTTTAGATttcttttgatcttgatattTATTTCCCGCTTTAGTTCACTAGTAGAAATATTAAACCAATGCTGGACGGATGGGGTGATAATTTATGGGTCCTCCATCCCATTCGTCATATTTCCATCTTTTCTCACCCTCATGTGAATTTGATTGGCGCTGCATTGCTCTAGTGGATCTTGAATCCCGCAAGGTTGCGTACTGAAATATACGGGGCAGTGTTGCAAGCAAAAAGTAATGGTAGTAATTTCCTAGAAACTAAACAGAAACGATTTCAAACCCAAGAGACAAAGCTTCCGCTTGTCCAAAGAGTGATTCACTTTTGGTTCCAAGATTTCTCCTAGCAGCTTCGATTAGAAAACAAGTGTCTGACCAGCAGTGCCAACCACTGCTGCCTTGACCTTGGCTGAGCCAAGCAGGTTGTAGCCGTAGGGAACCGACTTCAGGGTTCCAGCCGCAGCAACGTTCTTTCCGCTACCAAAGTCGTTGTCATTGGCCACAGCATAGCCAGAGTTAGTAGAGTAGAGGGGCTTCTTGCTGCCGACAAAGGTGTTGGACTCCACCAGAAGCTGGGCGCCTTGGCGGGTGTTGATGCCGTCGGAGACGTTCTCGTAGTAACTGTTGTAGACATGGCCAGTGCCGAAACGGAAGGAAGGACCACGCGAGTGGATGTTGTACCAGTAGTTGTTGTTCTGGGTGACATGCAAGTGACCGGTATCCTCCTTGCTATTGCTGTCGGAGTGTCCGATCAGGGAGGCTTTCCAGTGGTCGTGAATGAAGGTGTTGGAAACAGTGACGAAGTCGGAAGCGTGGGTAATCTTGTTCCCATTAGCATATGTGCTTACTTCCGATTCCCCATCTTGTGATTTGAACTTACATCGATGAGTCCATCGTAGTAGTCCTTGTCGTGTTCGATGTCGGATGAGACGTCACAGTGGTCAATCCACACATTGGTTGATTTTTCTAAGCCCCGTCAGCTTTTGTCCTGTTTCCTCAATGGTTATCCTTTTAGCACGATGTACTCACGAACACCAATGGCATCACCGTTCTCGGCAAGCACCTTCTGTACACCGAGATTCCGGATAATGACGTTGGTCTCTCCCTTGACCAGACTACATGGGATTAGTTTCGCCTCAAATCGATGGTAGGAATGGGAAACGTACAGGCCGAAGCCGCTCAAAATGGCCTTGGAGTCCTTGCCGATGATGCTAGTGTTACTTCCAACACGAACTTGCTTGGCTGCCTCCGTGATGGTGCCATCCACAATGATAACCTTGGCATCATTGCCCGTGACTGCAGCCGTGAAAGCAGCATACGACGAGACTGTGGTGGTAGTGCCACCAGCACCCCCCTTGGTGCCTCCATTCTGGCTGGCATAACCAGTAGCGACCTAATTCAGTGCAAGCTTAGCCTATTGGTCTGAAGATTGTTGAACGAATTGCGTATGGAGACTCACATCATCGATGTTTCCGCGCTTTCCCAGATAGCTAGTTGCAGTAGGGGCTCCCAGTGCAAGGCTGGACAAGCAGCCAAGCAGAGAAACGGCCATGATTTTAAAAGGAGCCATTTCGGATTTGGAAAGAAATAGAAATTTAAAGGAGTGAAAGAGCAAAGTGAATCGCCAGGATGCTTTTTTGCCCGAGTGAGTGAATGAGTGAGTGAGTGAATGAGTGAGTGAGTGTTGATATCAAGACATCAAGACTATATCATGGTCGACGAAGGGGGTTTATATACCACTCAAGAGCTCTCTTATACTACAGGTGCTCCTGAAACAAATCACATCCACTATTACCATGATTGTTCGAGAATTCGCATGCTGGATAATATCATCTGGTCTAGCTGAACCGAAGATTCACCGAGATGGACGTGATGGCACCAGCTCTCCGACGCGTCAAGTATCAGATTGACGCTCCAGGGGTTCCCTTGGGACAGCCAAGATCTCATCACGGTTCCTCTGAGACACTAAGCTTGGCGTACCTTCATCGAAGCCCTCAGTCTAGAACGACATGGAAAGCTTCCGGGCCAAGAACACAACACCCGTGCACACCCTACTGGACGGGGGGCCCTTTGGATGGAGAAACACTGGCCAAGGGTGAGCTGTTAGTTAATTTATTATATGAATCTCTTGGCCGGAAGAACTTCCACAACTGATTCCAATCACCCGAAGTGACTTCATGCCAAGAGTTCCGAGGTTTCAACACGAACTCCCGATCTTGGCATTCAGATTTGTCGGAGATGCTATGATTCTCTCAATCTGATTTTATGAAGCGGAATCCTTTCCCTGATGTGACTTGAGAGTCAGAGTTGGACATAGAAATTGACTCTGGATGTTCTTTTTCGAGCCTGGATGTTCATGATGGGTTCAATACTACGGGGTAAATGGCGTGATTGCATTAGTTAATGAAGTCTTTGATATTCCAATCTTCACACGTTCAGACCGTCACATATTTGACTTCTCCACTTTGAGATCGAAAATTCTTCAGAAGATTTCCCAAATTCTTCCCTCGTGTTTCGTGGCTGAGTAATCTACCTAGGTACTGGGTTTGCGGGGAAAGCTAGTCGCGACAAAGGAAACACTTCACTTCCTTGCAACCGGAGGAATGACAGACACATTTTCATCCGTGCCGATCGTCGACTTCGCTCGGCTGAACGACCCTGTGACGAAAAATGAGGAGCTTTCAAATCTGCGTGAAGCCATCTTTGTCGTTGGCTTCCTATATTTGACCAACACGGGATTGGAGGTGCGAATCACTCAAATACACTCTGGGTAACCAATATACTAACACAAAACTGAGACAGAGCCTAATCCATCATACCCATAAATATCTACCCAAACTATTTGCCCTGTCGACAGCGGCCAAGGAGAAATGTAATATGATTAACTCGCCATCGTTTCTTGGCTATACTCGGCTCGGTGCCGAGACCACTGCGGCAAAAACAGATCTCCGCGAGGTGAGACAATTGCCCTGTGAGATTTTCTGCTATTCTCGAGCACTTACTTTCGATACCTTAGCAATTTGACTTTGGCACCCCTGGCGTGAAACCCTGGACAGAACAGGACCCGTTTTGGCAACGGCTTGAAGGGCCTAATCAGGTAAAGGTACCCCCTTTCGACGTGTGTCTCGACTACTGACTCCCGAAAGTATCCAGATTACCCTGCGGCTCAAGACCTGGTCGACGCATATATCGCGAAGACTGATAGCCTGGCGCAAGCATTCGTACGCCTCGTCGCAGAATGCTTGTCCCTCCCACGGAAGACATTCGATGGGTTCAGGGGCAATATGAGCCGACTCAAGTTTGTCAAATACCCACCCGCCCGGCAAAACTCCCAAGGTGTTGGCCCTCACAAGGACTCAGCCGGTCTTTTTACCTTCCTGTCCCAGGATAATACAGGAGGACTACAGGTACTCAATAAGAATGGAGAATGGATCGATGTACCTCCCCTTGAGGGGAGTCTAGTTGTGAATATCCAACAGGGATTCGAAGCAATTACTGGAGGCATTTGCGCGGCTACGACACATCGAGTTATCGTATGCTTACCATCCCTTTCATCACTGAGCGACCGCTCTAACCCCTCGTTACTCCTAGGCGCCCACTTCTCAAACGCGTTATAGCATCCCGTTCTTCCAGGGTGTGAGACTAGACTTGACGTTAGATCAGCTGAAGGAATCCGCTGCCCACATCGTGGAGCGAATTCCAGTCTCTGACGACCAGAAGAAGCGGGCGGTTGATGTGCCGAGTGAATTTCTTTCTCCCCTATATTCTTGCGTGAGTGGTTCTAGATTAATGATTTTCTGCAGAGGACTGACGAATCGCAGTTCGGCGAGGCTCACTTGAGAAATCGTATCCTAAGCCATCCGGATGTGGGCCAGCGGTGGTATTCGGAGCTATATGCCAAGTATTCTCAGCAGGTCCTCAAATAATCCCGTAAGGCAAAGCTGAAGGATTCCAGTTGGACGTGATTACCGTGGAATCGGCTACCGACTTGGTATTCCAGCTTGCCAAGAATCTGGAATAATAACGGACGCAAGATCATCAATACTGATGCAGTTTGACA
The nucleotide sequence above comes from Penicillium digitatum chromosome 1, complete sequence. Encoded proteins:
- a CDS encoding Salicylate hydroxylase, which translates into the protein MEPIRPPQDIAIIGAGIAGIACALSISRELSPFVPNLKITVYERHDVLSTSGGAINLTPVAQRHLAQLGVLEELDRMGSEGGADVDAIELFSMRSGRSIGSINFTDNQGKGFGGYKGRRVMRIALSVAMLTVAERTQNVEIVFGKKVIRGEELEDRAVVHFQDGTAAGADLIIGCDGVNSAVRTRFVDVDRPAEYTGLSFLQATIDSNSLSSRPHFRTSSLNISRHGSMLASYCDREGEQIFAAAIVQFSQEALSRYRLEPGQDWATKNKIRCALREEIRDRFGKCVIPCIKEMVESKAEWMLYPVFQVPPGGRWCMNRVILLGDAAHAMPPRDESAAYALDDAILFSRILASYRSEPLTEVFDAYETLRRETINHAFKESRRMWERNREMGFFEGRIKEWMMAFHLKSNENAREAAWAFDATKMALPTPAPSEDLVSLDSFLREKTL
- a CDS encoding Major facilitator superfamily domain, general substrate transporter; protein product: MDGVVTVAVGVGTSGGPLVADVLLDVGGYWVAWSSVLFVNAVNVILCLMLERSRDTSGPVHADRAGQDLERPALLSPLHDPEQVSSLAVSETTGMQFYLCVCGHGHVVGVVVSSFCYAVLTASFEITLSLQGPAVSFSVAVG
- a CDS encoding nuclear transport factor 2 family protein; its protein translation is MPSMHERIPPAIWKLSNPEACFLFPQMRIITLEDEDVFKKAVRPPFHRFDAYQFEEVRVIIVDLMAGVVTYKVRAVRGKKEYTASGSTTWSQGSDGEWTLACHQETLM
- a CDS encoding Pectin lyase fold/virulence factor encodes the protein MAPFKIMAVSLLGCLSSLALGAPTATSYLGKRGNIDDVATGYASQNGGTKGGAGGTTTTVSSYAAFTAAVTGNDAKVIIVDGTITEAAKQVRVGSNTSIIGKDSKAILSGFGLLVKGETNVIIRNLGVQKVLAENGDAIGVQKSTNVWIDHCDVSSDIEHDKDYYDGLIDITHASDFVTVSNTFIHDHWKASLIGHSDSNSKEDTGHLHVTQNNNYWYNIHSRGPSFRFGTGHVYNSYYENVSDGINTRQGAQLLVESNTFVGSKKPLYSTNSGYAVANDNDFGSGKNVAAAGTLKSVPYGYNLLGSAKVKAAVVGTAGQTLVF
- a CDS encoding Oxidoreductase, 2OG-Fe(II) oxygenase family, putative; translated protein: MTDTFSSVPIVDFARLNDPVTKNEELSNLREAIFVVGFLYLTNTGLESLIHHTHKYLPKLFALSTAAKEKCNMINSPSFLGYTRLGAETTAAKTDLREQFDFGTPGVKPWTEQDPFWQRLEGPNQYPDYPAAQDLVDAYIAKTDSLAQAFVRLVAECLSLPRKTFDGFRGNMSRLKFVKYPPARQNSQGVGPHKDSAGLFTFLSQDNTGGLQVLNKNGEWIDVPPLEGSLVVNIQQGFEAITGGICAATTHRVIAPTSQTRYSIPFFQGVRLDLTLDQLKESAAHIVERIPVSDDQKKRAVDVPSEFLSPLYSCFGEAHLRNRILSHPDVGQRWYSELYAKYSQQVLK